Proteins found in one Syntrophorhabdales bacterium genomic segment:
- the pheT gene encoding phenylalanine--tRNA ligase subunit beta, with protein sequence MRVPFEWLKEFVPVDVDAADLARRITMRGLEVEAEEIVKPSFSEVVVGEILEMEPVSGADKLLLCKVDVGRDVLPVLCGASNIAQGNKVPVALPNARLGDGTLIEKRKIKGIESYGMLCSERELSLSEEHTGIFILPDNLRVGDTLDDALGLVDTVFDVNVPPNRGDCQSILGIAREVASILDKKVTLPSFTLTEKDDPESRMSLAVLNPDGCPRYVLRIIKNVAIVRSPFWMRNRIIKCGMRPISSIVDVTNYVMLELGQPLHAFDYQKLAKAHIEVRLAGKKAVFRSLDGADRNLESDDLMICDGDGPVAIAGIMGGENSEITSSTRDVALESAFFNPLFIRRTARRLDLRSEASLRFEKGIDLGNVDFAGQRAIYLMHTISGGIIVKGSKEFYEKKEPRTIHVSVKRASELIGMPVERENIVKALQSIDIPVIKREKEAVMVSVPSFRHDLGEYMDIVEEMARIIGFDNIPATVPVSRLMPVRQQKTKLCVELVKQNLVSSGFYEAINYGFFSEKDVANFLIPEGDRRSRYVTILNPISQELGVMRTMLSPGLLEALAYNVNRGVKHLKMFEVGKVFYKLDNANSLSGEGGRLLPEEPFFAGLAFTGKEREYFWRGTSPELDFFDLKGVLEGMLDSFGLPLRVNGTTEPFLNRFNAADICIGDLKVGWAGELKQGVLAAYGIEQKVYAAEVELTLLAERGLRGRRYEPIPRYPSMVRDFSFIIEPGIPVGSLINRIKEVSPLIVSVGVFDLFKREKTSVAFRVTFQSLEDTLRDETVNELQEVIIRSLTQIEGVELRA encoded by the coding sequence ATGCGGGTTCCCTTTGAATGGTTGAAAGAATTTGTTCCTGTTGACGTGGATGCTGCAGACCTCGCGAGACGGATCACCATGAGGGGTCTGGAAGTGGAGGCTGAGGAGATTGTCAAGCCTTCTTTCAGCGAGGTGGTCGTAGGCGAGATCCTTGAGATGGAGCCGGTATCCGGAGCAGACAAGCTTCTTCTCTGCAAGGTGGATGTCGGCAGGGATGTGCTGCCTGTCCTCTGCGGTGCGTCCAACATTGCTCAAGGAAACAAAGTACCCGTTGCACTCCCGAACGCCCGACTTGGCGACGGCACTCTCATTGAAAAACGAAAAATCAAAGGCATCGAATCTTACGGCATGCTCTGTTCGGAGCGCGAGCTCAGTCTCTCCGAGGAGCATACGGGCATCTTCATCCTGCCGGATAACCTTCGTGTGGGAGATACGCTTGACGATGCACTGGGGCTGGTAGACACGGTATTCGATGTGAATGTCCCGCCGAACAGGGGCGACTGCCAGTCGATTCTCGGCATAGCCCGGGAAGTTGCGAGCATCCTCGATAAGAAAGTGACGCTGCCATCGTTTACGCTGACAGAGAAGGACGATCCCGAAAGCCGCATGAGTCTCGCAGTGCTCAACCCGGACGGGTGCCCCCGCTATGTATTGAGGATTATCAAGAATGTCGCCATAGTGCGCTCGCCCTTCTGGATGAGAAACAGAATCATAAAATGCGGCATGAGGCCCATCAGCTCTATAGTGGATGTGACCAACTACGTCATGCTGGAACTGGGTCAGCCGCTCCACGCCTTCGACTATCAGAAACTTGCCAAGGCGCATATTGAAGTTCGTCTTGCCGGAAAGAAAGCTGTTTTTCGATCTCTTGACGGCGCGGACAGGAACCTGGAATCGGACGATCTGATGATTTGCGATGGAGACGGTCCGGTAGCTATCGCGGGCATCATGGGCGGTGAGAACTCCGAGATCACATCATCGACAAGAGACGTGGCTCTGGAGAGTGCGTTTTTCAATCCGCTTTTCATAAGAAGAACAGCCCGCAGGTTGGATCTGAGATCGGAAGCATCTCTGCGCTTCGAAAAGGGCATAGACTTGGGCAATGTTGATTTTGCGGGTCAACGAGCCATTTATCTGATGCATACGATTTCAGGCGGTATTATTGTTAAGGGATCAAAAGAGTTCTATGAGAAGAAGGAGCCGCGCACTATTCACGTGAGCGTCAAGAGAGCGAGCGAACTTATAGGCATGCCGGTCGAACGGGAGAATATTGTCAAAGCGCTGCAGTCCATAGATATCCCGGTGATAAAGCGGGAAAAGGAAGCGGTGATGGTGTCAGTGCCCTCTTTCCGGCACGATCTTGGCGAGTACATGGACATCGTAGAGGAAATGGCGCGCATCATCGGTTTTGACAACATCCCGGCAACAGTGCCTGTGAGCAGGCTTATGCCGGTCAGGCAGCAGAAGACGAAGCTTTGCGTTGAACTCGTAAAGCAGAATCTTGTTTCATCCGGGTTTTACGAGGCCATCAATTACGGGTTCTTCAGTGAGAAGGATGTTGCCAATTTCCTCATCCCGGAAGGGGATAGGCGCAGTCGGTACGTTACCATTCTGAATCCGATTTCCCAGGAATTGGGAGTGATGAGGACTATGCTCTCCCCTGGACTTCTCGAGGCTCTTGCTTATAATGTGAATCGTGGTGTAAAACATCTGAAGATGTTCGAAGTGGGCAAGGTCTTTTACAAATTGGATAATGCCAACTCACTTTCCGGAGAAGGCGGGAGACTTCTACCCGAGGAGCCTTTCTTTGCCGGATTGGCGTTCACCGGCAAAGAGCGGGAATACTTCTGGAGAGGCACTTCTCCCGAGCTTGATTTCTTTGATCTCAAAGGCGTGCTCGAGGGTATGCTGGATTCCTTCGGCTTGCCCTTAAGAGTGAATGGAACTACAGAACCTTTCCTGAACAGGTTTAATGCGGCCGACATATGCATCGGGGATTTAAAAGTCGGTTGGGCGGGTGAGTTAAAGCAGGGGGTGCTGGCTGCCTATGGGATTGAACAGAAGGTGTACGCGGCAGAAGTTGAACTTACGCTGCTTGCCGAGCGGGGCCTTCGGGGCAGGAGATACGAGCCCATTCCCCGCTACCCCAGCATGGTGCGTGACTTCTCTTTCATCATTGAGCCGGGAATCCCTGTGGGAAGCCTGATAAACAGGATAAAGGAGGTTTCGCCCCTCATTGTTTCTGTGGGTGTGTTCGATCTGTTCAAGCGAGAGAAGACGAGCGTCGCTTTCCGCGTGACTTTTCAATCTTTGGAGGATACACTACGGGATGAAACGGTTAATGAGTTACAGGAGGTAATTATCCGGTCACTCACACAAATAGAAGGCGTAGAGCTTAGAGCGTAG
- a CDS encoding phenylalanine--tRNA ligase subunit alpha: MDVTTLKEKAVAEISSIQSAEDLKRVGTTLLGRKGLFSEYLQQLKSVSQEERKSFGQAINELKSWAETRLKELEERYRKEEQERKERESWVDITMPGNKPLIGKAHPITLTFQEMERIFSSLGFEVAEGPNVELDYYNFEALNLPKDHPARDMQDTFYVAPGVVLRTHTSPVQIRVMERQLPPIRIIAPGAVYRHDQDISHTPMFHQVEGLMVDRNVRFSDLKGVLTVFVHEMFGPDVPLRFRPSYFPFTEPSAEVDMGCVICGGKGCRVCKETGWLEILGSGMVHPQVFRTVGYDPEEVSGFAFGMGVERIAMIKFGIDDIKQFYNNDVRFLAQF; the protein is encoded by the coding sequence TTGGACGTTACAACACTCAAAGAAAAGGCCGTAGCCGAAATTTCCTCAATACAATCCGCAGAAGACCTCAAGCGTGTGGGGACCACTCTCCTCGGCAGAAAGGGGCTGTTCTCGGAGTACCTTCAGCAGCTCAAGAGCGTAAGCCAGGAGGAGCGAAAGAGCTTTGGTCAGGCGATCAACGAGCTGAAGAGTTGGGCCGAGACAAGGCTCAAGGAGCTTGAAGAACGTTACCGGAAGGAAGAACAGGAACGGAAAGAGCGTGAGTCCTGGGTTGACATCACCATGCCCGGCAACAAACCGCTCATCGGCAAGGCCCACCCCATCACCCTGACGTTCCAGGAAATGGAGAGGATATTCTCCTCCCTCGGTTTTGAAGTGGCTGAGGGTCCCAACGTGGAGCTCGATTACTACAACTTCGAAGCCCTCAATCTTCCGAAAGACCATCCGGCTCGGGATATGCAGGATACGTTCTACGTGGCGCCTGGTGTGGTCCTGCGGACCCACACATCGCCGGTGCAGATCAGGGTAATGGAGCGGCAGCTTCCCCCTATCAGGATTATCGCGCCCGGCGCGGTTTACCGGCACGATCAGGATATCTCGCACACGCCCATGTTTCACCAGGTTGAAGGACTGATGGTGGACCGAAATGTCCGGTTCAGTGACTTAAAGGGTGTCCTTACCGTCTTTGTGCATGAAATGTTCGGGCCCGACGTGCCTCTGAGGTTCAGGCCGAGCTATTTTCCCTTTACCGAGCCGTCTGCCGAAGTTGATATGGGCTGCGTGATCTGCGGCGGGAAAGGCTGCAGGGTGTGCAAAGAGACAGGTTGGCTCGAAATCCTTGGCTCGGGAATGGTACATCCCCAGGTATTTCGCACTGTGGGGTATGACCCCGAGGAAGTCTCCGGGTTCGCATTCGGTATGGGTGTGGAGCGGATCGCCATGATCAAGTTCGGGATTGATGATATCAAACAGTTCTACAACAACGATGTCCGGTTTCTAGCGCAGTTCTGA
- the rplT gene encoding 50S ribosomal protein L20, translating to MPRVKRGTKARARRKKILKLARGMYSGRHRQYAAAQRAVARSLKYAYAGRKQRKRDFRSLWITRINAACRMYGMPYNKFMHSLKLANITLDRKSLAAMAVDDPSGFQGLVEKMKGAALQ from the coding sequence ATGCCTAGGGTAAAAAGAGGAACGAAAGCGCGAGCAAGAAGAAAAAAGATTCTGAAGCTTGCCCGCGGCATGTATTCGGGGCGGCACAGACAGTATGCGGCTGCCCAGCGGGCCGTAGCCAGATCGCTGAAGTATGCGTATGCGGGAAGAAAACAGAGGAAACGGGATTTCAGGTCCCTGTGGATCACACGGATCAACGCCGCATGCAGGATGTACGGCATGCCTTACAATAAGTTTATGCACTCTCTGAAGCTTGCCAACATAACGCTGGATAGGAAATCTCTGGCCGCTATGGCTGTTGATGACCCATCAGGCTTCCAGGGCCTTGTGGAGAAGATGAAAGGGGCGGCACTGCAGTAG
- the rpmI gene encoding 50S ribosomal protein L35, whose product MPKLKTHRGLAKRVKITARGKVKRARAFHSHLLSSKSPKRKRNLRRTVIVHSTQEKTMRSLVPYA is encoded by the coding sequence ATGCCGAAATTGAAAACCCACAGGGGGCTTGCCAAAAGAGTCAAGATTACCGCCCGCGGTAAAGTCAAAAGGGCACGGGCATTCCATAGCCATTTACTCTCTTCCAAGTCGCCCAAGCGGAAGAGGAATTTGAGAAGAACTGTTATAGTCCATTCGACGCAGGAAAAAACCATGAGGAGCTTGGTGCCGTACGCCTAA